CGCGCGGGCCGGGGATCACGGCCGTAGAGCCGCTTCTCCGCCGCCCGGAAGGCGGACGAATGATCCATGTGCAGCCGGTGCGCCACCTCGTGCGCGACCGTGGAACTCAGCACGAAGGGCGGCGCCAGGATGAGTCGCCACGAATAGCGGATGTCGCCATTGGCGGAGCAGCTTCCCCAGCGCGTCCGCGGATCGCCGATCGCCACGCGGCCGACCGTGACGCCGGCCTCGATCGCGACGGCCCGCGTTTCCGCCTCCAGCTGCCGAAGCGCCTCGCGGCGAAGCCAGGCCACCACCCGTTTTGCCACCGATTCGGCCGGCCCGCCGACACGCAGGCGATCGCCCTCCAGCCGGACGATGCGCGAATGATTGGGCGACCAGTCCACCACCACATCATCGCCGCGAAACGGGATGGTCGCGCCCGGTTCGATCCGCTGCGGACGCGGAAGCTTCGCCAGCTGCGCCTCGATCCAGTCGCGATGCTGCTCGGCCCAGGCGCGCCCGCTCCGCTCCGACGCGCGGCGCGGCAGCGTCAGCCGGACGTCGCCGGTGCGCGGATCGATCGCGAGGCGCATCCGCCGCGCATTGGCGACGCGGCGCACCAGCAGCGGACGACGCCCCTCGCCCTCGCCGAAGAAGATCTCAGAGCTCACGCTCGACGATATGGTGTTCGAGGTCGCCGGCTTCATCCTCGGAGACGGTCCAGCCCTTCACCGAAATGCCGGCCTTGTGGACCGAGTCCGGATCGCCGGAGATCAGATAATGCCATTCGCGCAGCGGCTCGCCACTGGCGAGCAGGCGGTAGGCGCAGGTATTGGGCAGCCAGTCGATCGAGGCGAGCGTGCGCGGCGTGAGGCGTACGCACTCCGGCACATAGGCATGACGATGCCGGTAATCCTTGCACCGCCCCGTGCGGCGATCGAGCAGGCGGCAGGCGACGTTGGTGGGGAAGACCTCCCCGGTCACGTCGTCCTCCAGCTTGTGCAGGCAGCATTTGCCGCAGCCGTCGCACACCGCTTCCCACTCCTCGCGGCTCATCTCGTCGAGGCGTTTGGTCTCCCAGAAGCGTGGCGCCAGCGCGGCCATCACCGCACCCACTGGGCAAGCGTGTCCGCCACCGCCTTGGCGCCCTGATCGGTCGGCACCATGGCGATCGGCTTCCCGTCCGGCCCGAACAGAATCACGACGCTCGAATGGTTCATCAGATAGCCGCTCGCGCCCTTGGCCGGCGGCTGCTTGCTGTAGGAGACGGCATATTCCTTCGCGACCTTCGCGATCTCCTGCGCGCTGCCGGTCAGCCCCTTCAGCTCCGGCCCGAAAGCGGCGACATATTGCTTCAGCACCGCCGGCGTGTCGCGCGCCGGATCGACGCTGATGAAGATCGGGACCAGCCTGGCGGCCGCGTCCGGGCTGTCCTTGGCGAAGACGTGATAGCCCTGCATCAGCACCTGCAGCGTCGTCGGGCAGACGTCCGGGCAGAAGCTGTAGCCGAAATAGATGGCGCGGTAGCGGCCGGCAAAATCCTTGTCGGTGACGGCATGGCCATCCTGATCGACCAGCGCGAAGGGTCCGCCGATCGCAGCCCCCTCGAGCGGCGGTTGCGAGGCGGGGCCGCTGCACGAGGCCAGCGGCAGCATACCGAGCCAGAGTGCGGCGAAAGCGGTGCGCATGTTCATGACAAGGCCAGCCATGCTTTGCTATGGCGCGCGATGCAAGAACAGGGAGTGACCAATGAAGCGTGGCGTGCGGGCGGTGATGCTTTCCGCTCTGGTGGCGACGGCCGCCGTGGTGCCGGCGAACGGCCAGCAATTCACCTCGCAGGGCTACACCTTCCTGAAGGCCGTGAAGGATCGCGACGGCACCAAGGTGACCGACGCGCTCAACACGCCGGGCACGACGGTGATCACCTCGCGCGATGACGATGGCCAGAACGCGCTCCATATCGTCGCCAAGCGCCGCGATCTTCCCTGGCTGCAGTTCATGCTTTCCAAGGGCGCGCCGATGGATGCGCGCGACAACAATGGCGACACGCCGCTGATGGCGGCCACCCGCATCGGCTTCGTCGAGGGCGAGCAGCAGCTTCTCGACGTCGGCGCGCAGGTCGATCTCGCCAACAATCGCGGCGAGACGCCACTGATCGTCGCCACGGAGGCGCGCGATCTCGGTTCAGTTCGCGTGCTGCTCACCCACGGCGCCGATCCCCGCGTGCAGGATCACGTCGCCGGCCTGTCGGCGATCGACTATGCCAAGCGCGACAACCGCGCAGCGCCTATCCTGAAGCTGCTGCTGGAGGTGAAGCCGGCGGCCAAGAAGCAGGTCTCCGGCCCGACCCTCAACTGAGCGCGGCGATCCGATCCAGATCCGGATCGAGCGCCGCCATTGTCCGCCGCGCCGCGCGGCGGGCGAAGCGCAGCGTTTCGGCCTTGCGACGCGCTGCTGCCATCGGCCGATGCGAAGGCTCGCGCAGGATCGCCGCATCGTAGCGATCCGCCACGATCAGCCCGGCCAGTTGGGGGCGGAACGCCTCGGTCTCGAACGGGGACAGATCGAATCCCGGTGGCACCGCCCAGAAGAAGCGATCGCAATAATCGAGATAGTCCGGCCACTTCATGTCGCCGAGCAGGTCCGCACGCGACACCTTGATCTCGACGATGGTCAGGCAGCCCCTGGCATCGACCGCCATGATGTCGGCACGCCGGCCGTTGCCGAGCGGCACCTCGCACAGCGCCATGCAGTCCGCGCGGAACAGCAGACGCGAAACGCCCCGCGCGACGTCCACCGCGATCGGTGGCGCATCGGCGAGGCATTGCGGTTCGGAAGGCTGAGTCGCCATGCCGCCTGATTAGAACATCAGGCGAACGATGGAAAGATTATGGAAGGAGGATCGGGATTTCCGAGTCGCCGGACCTTACGGCCCGGCGCGAAATCCCTCAGCGGAAGAAGATGTGGTTGCCG
The nucleotide sequence above comes from Sphingomonas oryzagri. Encoded proteins:
- a CDS encoding SCO family protein, with product MAGLVMNMRTAFAALWLGMLPLASCSGPASQPPLEGAAIGGPFALVDQDGHAVTDKDFAGRYRAIYFGYSFCPDVCPTTLQVLMQGYHVFAKDSPDAAARLVPIFISVDPARDTPAVLKQYVAAFGPELKGLTGSAQEIAKVAKEYAVSYSKQPPAKGASGYLMNHSSVVILFGPDGKPIAMVPTDQGAKAVADTLAQWVR
- a CDS encoding YcgN family cysteine cluster protein produces the protein MAALAPRFWETKRLDEMSREEWEAVCDGCGKCCLHKLEDDVTGEVFPTNVACRLLDRRTGRCKDYRHRHAYVPECVRLTPRTLASIDWLPNTCAYRLLASGEPLREWHYLISGDPDSVHKAGISVKGWTVSEDEAGDLEHHIVEREL
- a CDS encoding MmcB family DNA repair protein — translated: MATQPSEPQCLADAPPIAVDVARGVSRLLFRADCMALCEVPLGNGRRADIMAVDARGCLTIVEIKVSRADLLGDMKWPDYLDYCDRFFWAVPPGFDLSPFETEAFRPQLAGLIVADRYDAAILREPSHRPMAAARRKAETLRFARRAARRTMAALDPDLDRIAALS
- a CDS encoding M48 family metallopeptidase, yielding MSSEIFFGEGEGRRPLLVRRVANARRMRLAIDPRTGDVRLTLPRRASERSGRAWAEQHRDWIEAQLAKLPRPQRIEPGATIPFRGDDVVVDWSPNHSRIVRLEGDRLRVGGPAESVAKRVVAWLRREALRQLEAETRAVAIEAGVTVGRVAIGDPRTRWGSCSANGDIRYSWRLILAPPFVLSSTVAHEVAHRLHMDHSSAFRAAEKRLYGRDPRPARDWLRAHGAGLYWLG
- a CDS encoding ankyrin repeat domain-containing protein, which encodes MKRGVRAVMLSALVATAAVVPANGQQFTSQGYTFLKAVKDRDGTKVTDALNTPGTTVITSRDDDGQNALHIVAKRRDLPWLQFMLSKGAPMDARDNNGDTPLMAATRIGFVEGEQQLLDVGAQVDLANNRGETPLIVATEARDLGSVRVLLTHGADPRVQDHVAGLSAIDYAKRDNRAAPILKLLLEVKPAAKKQVSGPTLN